In one window of Zingiber officinale cultivar Zhangliang chromosome 11A, Zo_v1.1, whole genome shotgun sequence DNA:
- the LOC122032955 gene encoding pentatricopeptide repeat-containing protein At4g39530-like: MQMVILFCPPPSSASLNLSKLQPSWHPFRSPLPRHIIPSTPTFRPPKLGIPNQSSSSAPFALTVGPTITPNSVRKLKQLVALKMLPEAMDLFLDMKIQGIKVGVVLESMLIDLLMKSERPDDAFRVFDEMPQRNIVTWTSMISGCVRNGFGKTGIYLFVQMLESGVLSNDFAVNAAIQACTDVAALRCGEQLHSLILRSGFTEDCWSSISLIDFYSRCGLVDRAELVFAGITDLDVVSFTSLISAYCRNNLFDSAMTLFDEMVRRGIEPNEHTITSILAACQPRLGEQLHGYMLKTLIVSSVHSATALLDFYWRNHEVEPAKLVFHQMEAKNVITWSLMISCCVRNGELHDAMRIFNGMVSAGIRPNEFTFSSILGACRPSQELSKLGSQLHSLSIKNKIALDIRVANALLAMYARCGKVQELEKLFLEIKEPDAVSWTSVISGNFQNGYDDRSIEWLCHMHGDGYMPNEYGLSSTISSCANLASLNHGRQFHCLALKLGCDINVCTGNALINLYGKCGCINDSELAFDCMHTHDIMSWNSLIYGYANNGHGREALEAVDKMLETPCSIPDESTFLGILVACSHVGYVDQAVRYFKLMSDTFNIIPSASHYACMVDIMGRAGRLEEALDIINQMPFKPDVATWKTLLGSCMMQRNLELGKLAAAKIFELTSLDSASYVLLSNLHALHGEWDDAKIVRNKMEENDIQKEAGRSWIQINNEVHSFVSRDESHPESATIYQRLEEIFNIIKSEKCLCETNIGVNEFVISV; encoded by the coding sequence ATGCAAATGGTGATCCTTTTCTGTCCTCCGCCTTCTTCCGCATCCTTAAACCTTTCGAAGCTCCAACCTTCATGGCACCCTTTCCGCTCTCCTTTACCACGGCACATCATTCCTTCAACCCCAACCTTTCGACCACCAAAATTAGGCATCCCCAACCAAAGCAGCTCATCTGCACCGTTCGCGCTCACGGTTGGACCGACCATCACGCCCAATTCTGTCCGAAAACTGAAGCAACTAGTGGCATTGAAGATGCTTCCTGAAGCCATGGATCTATTTCTCGATATGAAAATCCAAGGAATCAAAGTGGGTGTGGTCCTTGAATCCATGCTGATCGATTTGTTGATGAAATCTGAGCGACCGGATGATGCATTCagggtgtttgatgaaatgccccAAAGGAATATTGTCACTTGGACGTCAATGATCTCGGGTTGCGTTAGGAATGGTTTTGGAAAGACTGGGATCTATCTGTTCGTTCAAATGCTTGAATCTGGTGTGCTTTCAAATGATTTTGCAGTTAATGCTGCCATCCAGGCTTGCACTGACGTGGCTGCTCTTAGATGTGGTGAACAGTTGCATTCACTGATTCTTCGCTCCGGCTTTACAGAGGATTGCTGGAGTAGTATCAGTCTGATTGACTTTTACTCAAGATGTGGATTGGTGGATAGAGCTGAGCTAGTATTTGCTGGAATTACAGACTTAGATGTGGTGAGTTTTACTTCACTAATTTCTGCATATTGCAGAAACAACTTGTTTGATTCTGCAATGACATTGTTTGATGAAATGGTTAGGCGAGGAATTGAGCCAAATGAGCATACGATTACTAGCATACTGGCAGCATGTCAACCACGCTTGGGTGAGCAGCTCCATGGGTACATGCTAAAAACTCTCATCGTCAGCAGTGTGCATTCTGCAACTGCTTTACTTGATTTTTACTGGAGGAATCATGAAGTTGAACCAGCAAAGTTAGTGTTTCATCAAATGGAAGCTAAGAATGTAATCACCTGGAGCTTAATGATCTCATGCTGTGTCCGGAATGGGGAACTACATGATGCTATGAGAATATTCAATGGCATGGTTTCTGCTGGAATAAGACCAAATGAGTTCACTTTTTCAAGTATCCTTGGAGCTTGCAGACCTTCCCAAGAATTATCTAAGTTGGGTTCCCAGCTCCACTCATTGTCAATCAAGAATAAGATTGCCTTGGATATTCGAGTAGCTAATGCTTTGTTGGCCATGTATGCTAGATGTGGTAAGGTCCAAGAACTGGAAAAGCTGTTTCTTGAAATTAAGGAACCTGATGCAGTCTCTTGGACTTCTGTCATCTCTGGTAATTTCCAGAATGGATATGATGATAGATCCATCGAGTGGCTATGCCACATGCATGGGGATGGATACATGCCCAATGAGTATGGATTATCTAGTACCATAAGCTCTTGTGCTAATCTAGCTTCACTGAATCATGGACGACAATTTCATTGTCTCGCTCTGAAATTAGGGTGTGACATCAATGTTTGCACTGGCAACGCATTAATAAACTTGTATGGCAAGTGTGGTTGCATAAACGATTCAGAATTAGCATTTGACTGCATGCATACTCATGATATCATGTCCTGGAATTCATTAATTTATGGTTATGCCAACAATGGGCATGGTAGAGAGGCACTAGAAGCAGTTGATAAGATGTTGGAGACTCCCTGTAGCATTCCAGACGAGTCAACATTCCTAGGGATTTTGGTTGCGTGCAGCCATGTGGGCTATGTTGATCAAGCGGTCAGGTATTTCAAGCTAATGAGTGATACCTTTAACATTATACCGTCAGCTTCGCATTATGCATGTATGGTAGATATAATGGGCCGAGCTGGAAGACTTGAAGAAGCGCTTGATATCATTAATCAGATGCCATTTAAGCCTGACGTAGCGACATGGAAGACCTTATTAGGATCTTGTATGATGCAGAGGAACTTAGAACTTGGCAAACTTGCTGCAGCAAAGATTTTTGAGCTGACTTCGTTGGACTCTGCAAGCTATGTGCTTCTCTCTAACCTGCATGCTTTGCATGGTGAGTGGGACGATGCCAAGATAGTAAGGAACAAAATGGAAGAAAATGATATTCAAAAAGAAGCTGGACGCAGTTGGATCCAGATTAACAATGAAGTGCACTCTTTTGTTTCAAGAGATGAATCTCATCCTGAATCTGCAACTATCTATCAGAGATTAGAAGAAATATTTAACATAATAAAGTCTGAAAAATGTCTATGTGAGACAAACATTGGTGTAAATGAGTTTGTAATTAGTGTTTAA